In Pseudomonas sp. Leaf58, one DNA window encodes the following:
- a CDS encoding GNAT family N-acetyltransferase, with protein MSYQIRDALPSDVPGILDIYNDAVRNTTAIWNETPVDLANRQAWFAARAQQGYPILVAVDDSGVLGYASFGDWRPFEGFRHTVEHSVYVRGDQRGKGLGPLLLTALIERARGCGKHVMVAAIERGNAASVRLHERLGFVVTGQMPQVGMKFGRWLDLTFMQLVLNPGAEPA; from the coding sequence ATGAGTTACCAAATCCGCGACGCCCTGCCCAGCGATGTGCCGGGGATCCTCGACATCTACAACGACGCCGTGCGCAACACCACGGCCATCTGGAACGAAACCCCGGTGGACCTGGCCAACCGCCAGGCCTGGTTCGCCGCGCGAGCGCAGCAGGGCTATCCGATTTTGGTGGCGGTGGATGACAGCGGTGTGCTGGGCTACGCCTCGTTTGGCGACTGGCGGCCGTTCGAGGGCTTTCGCCATACCGTTGAGCATTCGGTGTATGTCCGTGGCGACCAGCGTGGCAAAGGCCTGGGGCCGCTGCTGCTGACGGCGCTGATCGAGCGGGCGCGTGGTTGCGGCAAACATGTGATGGTCGCGGCCATCGAACGCGGTAATGCCGCGTCGGTTCGCCTGCATGAGCGCTTGGGCTTCGTGGTGACCGGGCAGATGCCGCAGGTTGGGATGAAGTTTGGCCGCTGGCTGGATTTGACCTTCATGCAGCTGGTGCTGAACCCGGGTGCTGAGCCAGCCTGA
- a CDS encoding AI-2E family transporter, giving the protein MTFTPRQVTLASWIIVFAGLLLALPLKLLPSLLAGLLVFELVNMLTPRLQPLIAGQRARWLAVALLGTLVVSTLTLLIAGAFSFLLHEAENPGASLDKFMALVERARGQLPPFIEGYLPASAAEFKVAIGDWIKSHLSDLQLVGKGMAHMFVTLLIGMILGAIVALQRIPDISRRKPLAAALFERLSLLVKAFRNIVFAQIKISLLNTTFTGIFLAVVLPMFGVHLPLTKTLIVLTFLLGLLPVIGNLMSNTLITIVGLSLSVWVAAAALGYLIVIHKVEYFLNARIVGGQISAKAWELLLAMLVFEAAFGLPGVVAGPIYYAYLKSELKRAELV; this is encoded by the coding sequence ATGACCTTCACCCCTCGCCAGGTCACCCTGGCCAGCTGGATCATCGTGTTTGCCGGCCTGTTGCTGGCGCTGCCCCTGAAATTGCTGCCAAGCCTGCTAGCCGGCCTGCTGGTGTTCGAGCTGGTCAACATGCTTACCCCACGTTTGCAGCCGCTGATTGCCGGGCAACGTGCCCGTTGGCTGGCCGTAGCCTTGCTCGGCACACTGGTGGTCAGCACCCTGACCCTGCTGATTGCCGGTGCCTTCAGCTTCTTGCTGCACGAGGCAGAAAACCCTGGGGCCTCGCTGGACAAGTTCATGGCCCTGGTGGAGCGTGCCCGCGGCCAGCTACCACCGTTCATCGAGGGCTACCTGCCGGCCAGTGCGGCGGAATTCAAGGTGGCCATCGGCGACTGGATCAAGAGCCACCTTAGCGACCTGCAGTTGGTGGGCAAGGGCATGGCGCACATGTTCGTCACCCTGCTGATCGGCATGATTCTTGGCGCCATCGTCGCCTTGCAGCGCATTCCCGATATTTCCCGGCGCAAGCCGCTGGCGGCGGCGCTGTTCGAGCGCCTGAGCCTGCTGGTGAAGGCGTTTCGCAACATCGTCTTTGCACAGATCAAGATTTCGCTGCTCAACACCACCTTCACTGGCATCTTCCTGGCGGTGGTGCTGCCGATGTTCGGCGTGCACCTGCCGCTGACCAAGACGCTGATCGTGCTGACCTTCTTGCTGGGCCTGCTGCCGGTGATCGGCAACCTGATGTCGAATACCCTGATCACCATTGTTGGCCTGTCGCTGTCGGTCTGGGTGGCGGCCGCGGCGCTGGGTTACTTGATTGTTATCCACAAGGTCGAGTACTTCCTCAACGCGCGGATCGTCGGTGGGCAGATCAGTGCCAAGGCGTGGGAATTGCTACTGGCGATGCTGGTGTTCGAGGCGGCGTTCGGCTTGCCTGGGGTAGTGGCGGGGCCGATCTATTACGCCTACCTGAAGAGTGAGCTGAAGCGGGCGGAGCTGGTCTGA
- a CDS encoding DMT family transporter, which produces MNYLFPLTAILIWAGNTVVTKMSAGAIHPAEIGFYRWLLAALLFTPFLLPAVWRNRAAIRPHLAKVFVLGVLGMALYQSLAYFAAGITSATNMGIILSLMPLMSLALSIAWLGQRLSYGALLGAVVSFIGVMEVVSAGHPASLLLQGLNSGDVLMLVASLAYALYSFLLKKWQLRLPPLQLLYLQVLVAIVVLLPLFLLSAKTGLNSGNVGLVLYACVLASMIAPLVWMQAVHRLGPSRTTLFFNLLPLVTALIAAVVLDEQLASYHLVGGLLTLAGVVLAERWTTPIRR; this is translated from the coding sequence ATGAACTACCTGTTCCCGCTCACCGCCATCCTCATCTGGGCCGGCAACACCGTGGTCACCAAGATGTCTGCCGGTGCCATCCACCCCGCCGAGATCGGTTTCTACCGCTGGCTGCTGGCCGCCCTGCTGTTCACGCCATTCCTGCTGCCCGCCGTGTGGCGCAATCGGGCGGCCATCCGCCCGCACCTGGCCAAGGTGTTCGTGCTAGGCGTGCTGGGCATGGCGCTGTACCAAAGCCTGGCCTACTTCGCCGCCGGCATCACCAGCGCCACCAACATGGGCATCATACTTTCGCTGATGCCGCTGATGTCACTGGCGCTGTCCATCGCCTGGCTGGGCCAGCGCCTTAGCTACGGGGCCCTGCTGGGCGCCGTGGTGTCGTTCATCGGGGTAATGGAGGTGGTCAGCGCCGGGCACCCCGCCAGCCTGCTGCTGCAGGGCCTGAACAGCGGCGATGTGTTGATGCTGGTAGCCAGCCTGGCCTACGCGCTGTACAGCTTCCTGCTGAAGAAATGGCAGTTGCGCCTGCCACCCCTGCAACTGTTGTACCTGCAGGTGCTGGTGGCCATCGTGGTGTTGCTGCCGCTGTTCCTGCTGTCGGCCAAGACCGGCCTGAACAGCGGTAACGTGGGCCTGGTGCTGTACGCGTGCGTGCTGGCCTCGATGATAGCCCCCCTGGTGTGGATGCAAGCCGTGCACCGCCTGGGGCCAAGCCGTACCACGCTGTTCTTCAACCTGCTGCCGCTGGTCACCGCGCTGATCGCTGCCGTGGTACTCGACGAGCAGTTGGCCAGTTATCACCTGGTCGGCGGCCTGCTGACCCTGGCTGGCGTGGTGCTGGCCGAGCGCTGGACCACCCCCATCCGCCGTTAG
- a CDS encoding chaperone modulator CbpM: MSSTLIVQLDMRTLCQEADVTADCVIEIVEHGIVEPSGRTPEEWLFDDQAPLLTRRAAKLHQELELEWEGVALALELLEEVQQLRSENSMLRQRLGRFIQL, from the coding sequence ATGAGCAGCACCCTGATCGTTCAACTGGACATGCGTACCCTGTGTCAGGAAGCCGATGTTACGGCTGACTGCGTGATCGAAATCGTCGAGCACGGCATTGTCGAACCCTCCGGGCGAACGCCGGAGGAGTGGTTGTTCGACGATCAGGCGCCGTTGCTGACCAGACGGGCGGCGAAGCTGCATCAGGAACTGGAACTGGAGTGGGAAGGGGTGGCCTTGGCGCTGGAGTTGCTGGAGGAAGTGCAGCAGTTGCGCAGCGAGAACAGCATGCTGAGGCAACGGCTGGGCAGGTTTATCCAGCTGTGA
- the urtE gene encoding urea ABC transporter ATP-binding subunit UrtE, which produces MLKIDTLHQYYGGSHILRGLSFEAKVGEVTCLLGRNGVGKTTLLRCLMGLVPARDGSIEWEGKPITAFKPQQRVHAGIAYVPQGREIFPRLTVEENLLMGLSRFPAREAREVPAFIYELFPVLEQMKQRRGGDLSGGQQQQLAIGRALASRPRLLILDEPTEGIQPSVIKEIGAVIRRLAERGDMAILLVEQFYDFAEALADQYLVMARGEIIQRGRGENMQAEGVRGLVTI; this is translated from the coding sequence ATGCTCAAGATCGACACCCTGCACCAGTACTACGGCGGCAGTCATATCCTTCGGGGCCTGTCCTTCGAAGCCAAGGTCGGCGAGGTCACCTGCCTGCTCGGGCGCAACGGCGTGGGCAAGACCACCCTGCTGCGCTGCCTGATGGGCCTGGTACCGGCCCGCGACGGTAGCATCGAATGGGAAGGCAAGCCGATCACCGCCTTCAAGCCCCAGCAACGGGTCCACGCTGGCATTGCCTACGTCCCCCAGGGCCGCGAAATCTTCCCGCGCCTCACCGTCGAGGAAAACCTGCTGATGGGTCTGTCACGCTTCCCCGCCCGTGAAGCCCGCGAAGTGCCGGCCTTCATCTACGAGCTGTTCCCGGTGCTGGAGCAGATGAAACAACGCCGCGGCGGTGACCTGTCCGGCGGCCAGCAGCAACAACTGGCCATCGGCCGCGCCCTGGCCAGCCGCCCGCGCCTGCTGATCCTCGACGAACCGACCGAAGGCATCCAGCCCTCGGTGATCAAGGAAATCGGCGCAGTCATCCGCCGCCTGGCCGAGCGTGGCGACATGGCGATCCTGCTGGTGGAGCAGTTCTACGACTTTGCCGAAGCGCTGGCCGACCAGTACCTGGTCATGGCCCGTGGCGAGATCATTCAGCGCGGCCGTGGCGAAAACATGCAGGCCGAAGGTGTACGCGGCTTGGTAACCATTTAA
- a CDS encoding helix-turn-helix transcriptional regulator has product MQRKYLDIPQFSQLPAPVYFRHDEFGADTHSALHRHDWGQLNYTAHGVMQLEVAGQRFLSPPHYAVWVPPDTEHGCYNPQAIVYRSVYLERSLCAALPQQACSLMISDILKAILADFARRELRRAETERDQRLVQVLLDQLLLAPTQACYLPFAHSDGLRQVLDALGAEPGDNRPLADWAALVHVSERTLARQFLRELGISFGEWRLRLRFLRAIEALEAGLPIQAIAFDLGYSSASAFIAMFQRQAQCTPEQYRRQARPGR; this is encoded by the coding sequence ATGCAGCGCAAATACCTCGACATCCCACAGTTCAGCCAACTCCCGGCCCCGGTGTACTTTCGCCACGACGAGTTCGGTGCCGACACCCACAGTGCCCTGCATCGCCACGATTGGGGGCAGCTCAACTACACCGCCCACGGCGTGATGCAGCTGGAAGTGGCGGGCCAGCGCTTCTTGTCGCCGCCGCACTACGCCGTGTGGGTGCCGCCCGATACCGAGCATGGCTGCTACAACCCACAGGCCATCGTCTACCGTTCGGTCTACCTGGAGCGCAGCCTGTGCGCCGCGCTGCCGCAGCAAGCGTGCAGCCTGATGATCAGCGACATCCTCAAGGCCATCCTCGCCGACTTCGCCCGGCGCGAACTGCGCAGGGCCGAGACTGAGCGCGACCAGCGCCTGGTGCAGGTACTGCTCGACCAGTTACTGCTGGCGCCCACCCAGGCCTGCTACTTGCCCTTTGCCCACAGCGATGGCCTGCGCCAAGTGCTCGACGCCCTTGGCGCCGAGCCCGGCGACAACCGCCCGCTGGCCGACTGGGCCGCCCTGGTGCATGTCAGCGAGCGCACCTTGGCCCGCCAGTTCTTGCGGGAACTGGGCATCAGCTTTGGTGAATGGCGCCTGCGTCTGCGCTTTTTGCGTGCCATCGAAGCGCTGGAAGCCGGCTTGCCGATCCAGGCCATCGCTTTCGACCTGGGCTACAGCAGCGCATCGGCTTTCATCGCCATGTTCCAGCGCCAGGCGCAGTGCACCCCCGAGCAATATCGCCGGCAGGCGCGGCCAGGGCGCTAG
- a CDS encoding PsiF family protein, with translation MKVLQIPLLVLAVLFSAQGFAANTAQQEKMKTCNADATTKALKGDERKAFMSTCLKKEMPQTQQEKMKTCNVDATTKALKGDERKAFMSDCLKKK, from the coding sequence ATGAAAGTGCTGCAAATCCCCCTACTGGTGTTGGCGGTGTTGTTCAGTGCCCAAGGCTTCGCTGCCAATACCGCGCAGCAGGAAAAGATGAAAACCTGCAATGCCGACGCCACCACCAAAGCCCTCAAGGGCGATGAGCGCAAAGCGTTCATGAGTACCTGCCTGAAGAAGGAGATGCCACAAACTCAGCAAGAGAAGATGAAAACCTGCAACGTCGACGCCACCACCAAAGCCTTGAAGGGGGATGAGCGCAAAGCGTTCATGAGCGACTGCCTGAAGAAGAAATGA
- the osmE gene encoding osmotically-inducible lipoprotein OsmE, translating into MYKQTLAILLASATLAACGSRPENPVDYVTYRDEPLVKQVEDGMTMQKVIAIGGSPSNVIDLPHGGTCNDYILNRDGKQQPYYVRFDATGHVDAKGFKTCKQREKDSEAVRGA; encoded by the coding sequence ATGTACAAGCAGACCCTGGCAATCCTTCTGGCAAGCGCCACCCTGGCCGCCTGCGGCAGCCGCCCGGAAAACCCAGTGGACTACGTCACCTACCGCGATGAACCGCTGGTCAAGCAGGTAGAGGACGGCATGACCATGCAGAAGGTCATCGCCATTGGCGGCAGCCCGTCGAACGTGATCGACCTGCCGCACGGGGGCACCTGCAACGACTACATCCTCAACCGCGATGGCAAGCAGCAGCCCTATTACGTGCGTTTCGACGCTACCGGGCATGTCGACGCCAAGGGCTTCAAAACCTGTAAACAACGCGAAAAAGACAGCGAAGCCGTCCGCGGCGCGTGA
- a CDS encoding bacterioferritin: protein MNATELTDVQTLRARARQHVEQGAVTEGYHADRQEILRLLNASLATELVCVLRYKRHYFMASGFKASVAADEFLEHANQEAEHADKLAERIVQLGGEPDFNPDNLSKNSHAQYVAGSSLKEMVLEDLVAERIAIDSYREIIQYIGDKDPTTRRIFEDILAQEEEHADDMSDLLQGL, encoded by the coding sequence ATGAATGCGACTGAACTGACCGATGTGCAAACCCTGCGTGCACGTGCCCGCCAGCACGTGGAGCAAGGCGCGGTGACCGAGGGTTATCACGCCGACCGCCAGGAGATCCTGCGCCTGCTGAACGCGTCGCTGGCCACCGAGCTGGTGTGCGTGCTGCGCTACAAGCGCCACTACTTCATGGCCAGCGGCTTCAAGGCCAGCGTGGCTGCCGATGAGTTTCTCGAACATGCCAATCAAGAAGCCGAGCATGCCGACAAACTGGCCGAGCGCATCGTACAACTGGGCGGCGAGCCGGACTTCAACCCCGATAACTTGAGCAAGAATTCCCACGCCCAGTACGTGGCGGGCAGTTCACTGAAGGAGATGGTGCTGGAGGATCTGGTGGCGGAGCGGATTGCGATTGATAGCTACCGCGAGATCATTCAGTACATTGGTGACAAAGACCCGACTACCCGACGCATCTTCGAAGACATCCTGGCGCAGGAAGAAGAGCACGCGGACGATATGTCCGATCTGCTGCAGGGGCTGTAA
- the cbpA gene encoding curved DNA-binding protein yields the protein MDFKDYYKILGVEPTADDKAIKAAYRKLARKYHPDVSKERDAEDKFKEANEAYEVLGDAQKRAEFDEIRKYGGQHGRPFQAPPGWENRGGGGGFEGGDFSDFFSSIFGARGGSPFGGARQQQRSAGRRGQDVELELAVFLEETLNKESKQISFQVPQTNAAGQRTGFTTKTLNVKIPAGVTDGERIRLKGQGAPGSGGGANGDLFLTIRMAPHPLFDVEGHDLIITVPLAPWEAALGAKVAVPTLDGKINLTIRPDSQSGQRLRIPGKGLATKSGERGNLYAQLKVVMPPASDESARELWTKLSEKAAFNPRTQWSK from the coding sequence ATGGACTTCAAAGACTATTACAAGATACTTGGCGTAGAGCCCACGGCGGACGACAAGGCGATCAAGGCCGCGTACCGCAAGCTGGCGCGCAAGTATCACCCCGATGTCAGCAAGGAGCGTGACGCCGAGGACAAATTCAAAGAGGCCAACGAGGCCTATGAAGTACTGGGCGATGCGCAGAAACGTGCCGAATTCGACGAAATCCGCAAATATGGCGGCCAGCACGGGCGGCCGTTCCAGGCGCCGCCGGGTTGGGAAAACCGGGGTGGCGGTGGCGGTTTCGAGGGCGGTGACTTCTCCGACTTCTTCAGCTCGATTTTCGGTGCCCGGGGTGGCAGCCCCTTCGGTGGCGCTCGGCAGCAACAACGCAGTGCCGGCAGGCGGGGGCAGGACGTGGAGCTTGAACTGGCGGTATTCCTTGAAGAGACCCTGAACAAGGAGTCCAAGCAGATCAGCTTCCAGGTGCCGCAAACCAATGCAGCAGGCCAGCGCACCGGCTTCACCACCAAGACCCTGAACGTGAAGATTCCGGCCGGGGTGACTGACGGCGAGCGCATCCGCCTCAAGGGCCAGGGCGCCCCAGGCAGCGGTGGCGGGGCCAACGGCGACCTGTTCCTGACCATCCGCATGGCACCGCACCCGCTGTTCGATGTCGAAGGTCATGACCTGATCATCACCGTGCCGCTGGCGCCGTGGGAGGCTGCATTGGGCGCCAAGGTGGCGGTCCCGACCCTAGACGGCAAGATCAACCTTACCATCCGCCCCGACAGCCAGAGCGGCCAGCGCCTGCGCATACCGGGCAAGGGCCTGGCCACCAAGAGCGGCGAGCGCGGCAACCTTTACGCGCAGCTGAAAGTGGTCATGCCACCCGCATCCGATGAGTCTGCCCGCGAACTGTGGACCAAGCTTTCCGAGAAGGCTGCGTTCAATCCGAGGACACAATGGAGTAAGTGA
- the urtC gene encoding urea ABC transporter permease subunit UrtC — translation MNQPLLVTATQKAGPRLSLAIGTVVILLLLALPLLSLLPADHALQVSAYTLTLVGKILCYAIVALALDLVWGYAGLLSLGHGLFFALGGYAMGMYLMRQAAGDGLPGFMTFLSWTELPWYWAGTQHFAWALCLVVLAPGLLALVFGWFAFRSRIKGVYFSIMTQALTFAGMLLFFRNETGFGGNNGFTNFRTILGFDITAQGTRAVLFLLTVGLLLASLYLCWRLTRSKFGRLLTAVRDAENRLMFCGYDPRGFKLLVWVLSAVLCGLAGALYVPQVGIINPSEMSPTNSIEAAVWVALGGRGTLIGPLLGAGLVNGMKSWFTVAFPEFWLFFLGALFILVTLYLPKGVVGLLKKRSQP, via the coding sequence ATGAACCAGCCACTGCTTGTCACTGCCACGCAAAAGGCCGGGCCGCGCCTGTCGCTGGCCATCGGCACCGTCGTCATCCTGCTGCTGCTGGCCCTGCCGCTGTTGTCGCTGCTGCCAGCGGACCACGCTTTGCAAGTCTCGGCCTACACCCTGACGCTGGTCGGCAAAATCCTCTGTTACGCCATCGTCGCCCTGGCTCTGGACTTGGTCTGGGGCTACGCCGGGCTACTGTCGCTGGGGCACGGCCTGTTCTTTGCCCTCGGCGGCTATGCCATGGGCATGTACCTGATGCGCCAGGCGGCCGGTGACGGCCTGCCGGGGTTCATGACCTTCCTGTCGTGGACCGAGCTGCCCTGGTACTGGGCCGGGACCCAGCATTTCGCCTGGGCTTTGTGCCTGGTGGTGCTGGCGCCGGGGCTGCTGGCGCTGGTGTTCGGCTGGTTCGCCTTCCGTTCGCGGATCAAGGGCGTGTACTTTTCGATCATGACCCAGGCCCTGACCTTCGCCGGCATGCTGTTGTTCTTCCGTAACGAAACCGGCTTTGGCGGCAACAACGGGTTTACCAACTTCCGCACCATCCTTGGCTTCGACATTACCGCGCAAGGCACCCGGGCGGTGCTGTTCCTGCTGACGGTAGGCCTGCTGCTGGCCAGCCTGTACCTGTGCTGGCGGCTAACCCGCAGCAAGTTCGGCCGCCTGCTCACCGCCGTGCGCGACGCCGAGAACCGCCTGATGTTCTGCGGCTACGACCCGCGCGGCTTCAAGCTGCTGGTGTGGGTGCTCAGCGCCGTGTTGTGCGGCCTGGCCGGCGCGCTGTACGTGCCGCAAGTAGGCATCATCAACCCCAGCGAAATGTCGCCGACCAACTCCATTGAAGCCGCCGTGTGGGTAGCCCTGGGCGGGCGCGGCACGCTGATCGGCCCGCTGCTCGGCGCTGGCCTGGTCAATGGCATGAAAAGCTGGTTCACCGTGGCCTTTCCGGAGTTCTGGCTGTTCTTCCTCGGCGCGCTGTTCATCCTTGTCACCCTGTACCTGCCCAAGGGCGTGGTCGGCCTGTTGAAGAAAAGGAGCCAGCCATGA
- the urtD gene encoding urea ABC transporter ATP-binding protein UrtD, translating into MRGVPPVHPEFMLEPVFDNLGAGRDAIGLGHSRKAGLDTRHGTVLSLEDINVSFDGFKALNALNLYIGVGELRCIIGPNGAGKTTMMDVITGKTRPDSGTAYFGDTLDLTRMSEYQIAQAGIGRKFQKPTVFEALTVFENLELALKTDKSVWASLAAHLSGEQRQRIEDVLTTLRLLPLAQRPAGLLSHGQKQFLEIGMLLVQEPQLLLLDEPVAGMTDAETEFTAELFKGLAGTHSLMVVEHDMGFVGSIADHVTVLHQGSVLAEGSLEQVQADERVVEVYLGR; encoded by the coding sequence ATGAGAGGCGTGCCCCCGGTACACCCGGAATTCATGCTGGAACCGGTGTTCGACAACCTCGGCGCTGGCCGCGACGCCATTGGCCTGGGCCACAGCCGCAAGGCTGGGCTGGATACCCGCCACGGCACGGTGTTGAGCCTGGAGGACATCAACGTCAGCTTCGATGGTTTCAAAGCGCTCAACGCATTGAACCTGTACATCGGCGTAGGCGAATTGCGCTGCATCATCGGCCCCAACGGCGCCGGCAAGACCACGATGATGGACGTGATCACCGGCAAGACCCGCCCCGACAGCGGCACGGCCTATTTCGGCGACACCCTCGACCTGACCCGCATGAGCGAATACCAGATCGCCCAGGCCGGCATTGGCCGCAAGTTCCAGAAGCCCACGGTGTTCGAGGCACTGACGGTGTTCGAGAACCTGGAGCTGGCGCTGAAGACCGACAAGTCGGTGTGGGCCAGCCTGGCGGCGCATTTGAGTGGTGAGCAGCGCCAGCGCATCGAGGACGTGCTGACCACCTTGCGCCTGCTGCCCCTGGCCCAGCGCCCGGCCGGGCTGCTGTCGCACGGGCAGAAGCAGTTTCTGGAGATCGGCATGCTGTTGGTGCAGGAGCCGCAATTGCTGTTGCTGGATGAGCCAGTGGCGGGCATGACCGATGCCGAGACCGAGTTTACCGCCGAGCTGTTCAAGGGCCTGGCCGGCACGCATTCGCTGATGGTGGTGGAGCATGACATGGGCTTTGTCGGCAGCATTGCCGACCATGTGACCGTGCTGCACCAGGGCAGCGTGCTGGCGGAAGGGTCGCTGGAGCAAGTGCAGGCGGATGAGCGGGTGGTCGAGGTTTATCTGGGCCGCTAG
- a CDS encoding Hsp70 family protein — protein MSDVSPARALGIDFGTSNSTVGWHRPGVESLIALEDGKITLPSVVFFNIEERRPVYGRLALHEYLEGYEGRLMRSLKSLLGSKLIKHDTSVLGSALPFKDLLGMFIGELKKRAEAAAGREFEQVVLGRPVFFVDEDPAADQEAEDTLAEVARKIGFKDVSFQYEPIAAAFDYESSISREELVLIVDIGGGTSDFTLIRLSPERHLIAERQSDILATGGVHIGGTDFDKQLSLQGVMPLFGYGSRMKSGALMPTSYHLNLATWHTINALYSQKSQLALGSMRYDIEDSFGIDRLFKLIEQRAGHWLAMEVEASKIELTEHDSRRIDLRRVEPELTADLTRVLFEEAIESLLERVRGSVTELLAKAGVSEGQVDTVFFTGGSSGIPALRNSVAAMLPNARHVEGNIFGSIGSGLAIEARKRYGAA, from the coding sequence ATGTCCGACGTATCCCCGGCCCGCGCCCTGGGCATCGACTTTGGCACCTCCAACTCCACGGTCGGCTGGCACCGCCCAGGCGTGGAATCGTTGATTGCCTTGGAAGACGGCAAGATCACCTTGCCCTCGGTGGTGTTCTTCAATATCGAAGAGCGGCGCCCGGTGTATGGCCGCCTGGCACTGCACGAGTACTTGGAAGGCTACGAAGGCCGCCTGATGCGCTCGCTGAAAAGCCTGCTGGGCTCCAAGCTGATCAAGCACGACACCAGCGTGCTGGGCAGCGCCCTGCCGTTCAAGGACCTGCTAGGCATGTTCATCGGCGAGCTGAAAAAGCGCGCCGAGGCCGCTGCCGGCCGCGAATTCGAGCAGGTGGTGCTGGGCCGCCCGGTGTTCTTCGTCGACGAAGACCCGGCCGCCGACCAGGAAGCCGAGGACACCCTGGCCGAGGTGGCGCGCAAGATCGGCTTCAAGGACGTGTCGTTCCAGTACGAGCCGATTGCCGCAGCGTTCGACTACGAGTCGAGCATCAGCCGCGAAGAGCTGGTGCTGATCGTCGATATCGGCGGTGGTACCTCGGACTTTACCCTGATCCGCCTGTCACCCGAGCGCCACTTGATCGCCGAACGCCAGAGCGACATCCTCGCCACCGGCGGCGTGCACATCGGCGGTACCGACTTCGACAAGCAGCTGAGCCTGCAGGGTGTGATGCCGCTGTTCGGCTATGGCAGCCGCATGAAGAGTGGCGCGCTGATGCCCACCAGCTACCACCTCAACCTGGCCACCTGGCACACCATCAACGCCCTGTACTCGCAGAAGTCGCAGCTGGCCCTAGGCAGCATGCGCTACGACATCGAGGACAGCTTCGGCATCGACCGCCTGTTCAAACTGATCGAGCAACGTGCCGGGCACTGGCTGGCGATGGAGGTGGAGGCCAGCAAGATCGAGCTGACCGAACACGACAGCCGCCGTATCGACCTGCGCCGGGTCGAGCCTGAGTTGACGGCGGACCTAACCCGCGTGCTGTTTGAGGAGGCGATCGAAAGCCTGCTAGAGCGCGTACGCGGTAGCGTGACCGAACTGCTGGCCAAGGCTGGCGTCAGCGAAGGCCAGGTCGACACGGTGTTTTTCACTGGCGGGTCCAGCGGCATACCGGCGCTGCGCAACAGCGTGGCGGCAATGCTGCCGAATGCGCGGCATGTGGAAGGCAACATCTTTGGCAGCATTGGTAGCGGGCTGGCCATTGAGGCGCGCAAGCGTTACGGCGCTGCCTGA
- a CDS encoding triacylglycerol lipase, with protein MQQELATRYPLVLVPGMLGFVRAVLYPYWFGIVPALRKGGAQVFPVQVSPLHASEVRGEQLLAIIEDICQRTGAAKVNLIGHSQGALSARYAAGRRPDRVASVTSVAGPNHGSELADYLQRAAPGDSPHGRILKAVLQGVAVLLGWLETGWRRAPLPVDVHASHQSLTSAGVALFNQAYPQGLPATWGGEGAYEVDGVRYYSWSGTVQPGVTDQGRNRFDGSSYFCRLFARSFVKEKGQCDGMVGRFSSHLGQVIGDDYPLDHLDIVNQQLGAVGKGADPVRLFTEHAARLKAAGL; from the coding sequence ATGCAGCAGGAATTGGCCACGCGATACCCGTTGGTGCTGGTGCCGGGCATGCTCGGTTTTGTCCGGGCAGTGCTTTACCCCTACTGGTTCGGCATTGTCCCGGCCCTGCGCAAGGGCGGCGCGCAGGTGTTCCCGGTGCAGGTCTCGCCGCTGCACGCCAGCGAGGTGCGCGGTGAGCAACTGCTGGCGATCATCGAAGACATCTGCCAGCGCACCGGTGCAGCGAAGGTCAACCTCATCGGCCACAGTCAAGGCGCCCTGAGCGCGCGCTACGCGGCCGGCAGGCGGCCCGACCGGGTGGCTTCGGTCACGTCGGTGGCGGGCCCAAACCATGGCTCGGAACTGGCCGACTACCTGCAACGCGCGGCACCAGGCGATTCCCCCCATGGGCGTATTCTCAAGGCCGTGCTGCAGGGCGTGGCCGTGCTGCTGGGGTGGCTGGAAACCGGCTGGCGCCGCGCGCCGCTGCCGGTGGATGTGCACGCCTCGCACCAGTCGCTGACCAGTGCCGGGGTGGCGCTGTTCAACCAGGCTTATCCACAGGGGCTGCCGGCTACCTGGGGCGGGGAAGGGGCCTATGAGGTCGATGGCGTGCGCTATTACTCCTGGTCTGGCACCGTGCAGCCCGGCGTGACCGACCAGGGGCGCAACCGCTTTGACGGTAGTAGCTACTTCTGCCGCCTGTTCGCTCGCAGTTTCGTCAAGGAAAAGGGCCAGTGTGACGGCATGGTCGGGCGCTTCAGCTCGCACCTGGGGCAGGTAATTGGCGATGACTACCCGCTGGACCACCTGGACATCGTCAACCAGCAACTGGGTGCCGTGGGCAAGGGCGCTGACCCGGTGCGGCTGTTCACTGAACATGCCGCCCGGCTCAAGGCGGCGGGGCTCTAA